A single genomic interval of Helianthus annuus cultivar XRQ/B chromosome 6, HanXRQr2.0-SUNRISE, whole genome shotgun sequence harbors:
- the LOC110932722 gene encoding uncharacterized protein LOC110932722, giving the protein MEWCMDRQWMYEKTDSEGFLNSEYCDNVDFFYFAFSNDAVVDKRVNMHGDMIREIKCLCYKCKNISYRDKATIQKHLYKDGFMLRYETWSEHGGNFVREVGEFSSTMEVDDNDDGCRRMVLDNMYACGNTSSTLEGHVPNPKAKRFYDMLKAADEPLWDGEKSTNCSKLQAITNFLTWKSLFNVSTTAYNYNISMVNALLPKENKLPKNFYETKKSLEKLSLPYERIDVCRNHCMLFYKQDNALTQCKYCKESRYKSDRNKVPKLVMWYMPIGLRLKRLYMSLKTAKDMTWHHDHKTTEGSMAHPSDGMAWKHFDAGNPGFAKEIRLSRVIHQQFQSKQLQLNSIIIMARLSYNLYLTPLDVYERLVC; this is encoded by the coding sequence ATGGAATGGTGTATGGATCGACAGTGGATGTATGAAAAGACCGATAGTGAAGGATTTCTTAATTCTGAATACTGCGACAATGTGGATTTTTTTTACTTTGCTTTTTCTAATGATGCAGTTGTTGATAAGAGGGTCAATATGCATGGTGATATGATACGTGAGATAAAATGTCTTTGTTATAAATGCAAAAATATAAGTTACAGAGACAAAGCGACTATTCAAAAACACTTATATAAGGATGGTTTCATGCTTCGTTATGAAACATGGAGTGAGCATGGTGGAAATTTCGTTCGTGAGGTTGGAGAATTTTCTTCTACAATGGAAGTTGATGATAATGACGATGGTTGCAGACGCATGGTGTTAGATAACATGTATGCATGCGGTAATACTTCTAGTACTTTGGAAGGACATGTACCGAATCCTAAAGCAAAACGATTCTATGACATGCTAAAAGCTGCTGATGAACCTTTGTGGGATGGGGAGAAGTCTACaaattgttcaaagttacaaGCTATCACGAATTTCTTGACATGGAAATCACTTTTCAATGTGTCTACAACAGCTTACAACTATAACATTTCCATGGTTAATGCATTATTGCCTAAAGAGAATAAGCTCCCGAAAAacttttatgaaacaaagaagAGTTTAGAAAAGTTAAGTCTTCCTTATGAAAGAATTGATGTTTGCAGAAACCATTGCATGCTATTCTATAAGCAAGACAACGCATTAACACAATGTAAATATTGTAAGGAATCTCGTTATAAGAGTGACCGGAATAAGGTACCAAAATTGGTGATGTGGTACATGCCAATTGGTCTGAGACTTAAGAGGTTGTATATGTCTTTAAAAACAGCCAAAGATATGACTTGGCACCATGACCACAAAACAACAGAGGGTAGCATGGCACATCCTAGTGATGGCATGGCTTGGAAGCATTTTGACGCGGGGAATCCTGGCTTTGCAAAAGAGATTCGTCTGTCTAGGGTTATCCACCAACAGTTTCAATCCAAACAACTCCAACTCAATTCCATAATCATTATGGCCCGTCTTTCTTACAATCTATATCTTACCCCCTTGGATGTGTATGAAAGACTCGTTTGTTGA
- the LOC110880590 gene encoding uncharacterized mitochondrial protein AtMg00810-like, with amino-acid sequence MGFRHRDFPDHVCLLRKSLYGLKQAPRAWYQWFTDFVTIQGFRQSKSDNSLFIYHHGADIAYLLIYVDDIILTTSSEALRTRLLHTLSGEFAMKDLGPLSYFLGIQVTRTSDHMVLSQHAYVNDIIHRASMDSCKSVATPVDTQSKLYAASGPLYDDPTTYRSLAGALRYLTFTRPDISFAVQQICMHMHAPTIDHWNALKRIIRYLQGTTAFGLHLGPVPDLRLVSYTDADWAGCPDTRRSTSGYCVYLGENLISWSSKRQPTISRSSAEAEYRGVANVVADICWLRNLLLELHHPLATATLVYCDNVSAVYLSGNPVQHQRTKHIELDIHFVRE; translated from the coding sequence ATGGGATTTCGACACAGAGACTTTCCTGATCATGTTTGTCTACTCAGAAAGTCGTTATATGGTCTCAAACAGGCTCCACGCGCCTGGTATCAGTGGTTCACTGATTTTGTTACTATCCAGGGTTTTCGTCAGAGCAAGTCAGATAACTCTCTATTTATCTATCACCATGGTGCTGACATTGCTTATCTTCttatttatgtggatgatattattCTTACCACTTCCTCTGAGGCTCTTCGTACACGACTGTTACACACCTTGTCTGGTGAATTTGCGATGAAAGATTTGGGACCACTTTCGTATTTCTTGGGCATACAGGTGACAAGGACAAGTGATCATATGGTTTTATCTCAGCATGCGTATGTTAATGACATCATTCATCGGGCGTCTATGGACTCCTGCAAATCGGTTGCCACACCTGTTGACACACAGTCAAAGTTATATGCTGCCTCCGGGCCTTTATACGACGACCCAACTACCTACCGTAGTCTTGCAGGTGCTCTTCGGTATCTCACTTTTACCAGACCAGACATTTCTTTTGCGGTTCAGCAGATTTGCATGCATATGCATGCTCCTACGATTGATCACTGGAATGCCTTGAAGCGCATTATCCGCTATCTTCAAGGCACAACTGCTTTTGGTCTTCATTTAGGGCCCGTACCTGATCTACGTCTGGTGTCTTATACTGACGCTGATTGGGCTGGATGCCCCGACACTCGTCGGTCCACATCGGGTTATTGTGTTTATTTGGGTGAAAATCTCATTTCCTGGTCTTCTAAGCGTCAGCCGACTATTTCCCGCTCCAGTGCCGAGGCCGAATATAGAGGGGTTGCCAATGTGGTTGCGGATATTTGTTGGTTGCGTAATCTTCTACTCGAGCTTCACCATCCTCTTGCTACTGCCACCTTGGTCTACTGTGACAATGTCAGTGCTGTTTACCTCTCCGGCAACCCAGTTCAACATCAGAGGACTAAACATATTGAGCTTGACATCCACTTCGTTCGTGAGTAA
- the LOC110880589 gene encoding uncharacterized protein LOC110880589, protein MEPKLHPALTVSNIKTHVPVILEKDSTHYTTWKTLFKVHCQIYEVLDHLAAKPAAASSSSTSDSDKDKVVAAAAETLWIQLDAVVLQWIYATISTPLLHTILQPGQTAHDAWLAVESEFNDNKNTRAIFLGQEFANLCLENFSSTAEYCQHAKHLTDQLQNFKVLALLLTTVC, encoded by the coding sequence ATGGAACCTAAACTACATCCCGCTCTCACCGTCTCTAACATCAAGACACATGTTCCTGTCATCTTGGAAAAAGATTCAACCCACTACACCACTTGGAAGACCCTCTTCAAAGTTCACTGTCAGATTTACGAGGTGCTCGATCACCTCGCAGCCAAGCCGGCCGCCGCCTCTTCTTCTTCTACCTCGGACTCTGATAAAGACAAAGTTGTTGCCGCCGCAGCCGAGACTTTATGGATACAACTGGATGCCGTCGTGCTCCAGTGGATTTATGCCACCATCTCCACGCCACTTCTGCACACTATTCTCCAACCGGGTCAGACCGCTCACGATGCATGGCTTGCCGTTGAAAGTGAGTTTAATGATAATAAAAACACGCGGGCTATTTTTCTTGGTCAAGAGTTTGCCAACTTATGTCTCGAGAATTTTTCGTCCACGGCGGAAtactgtcaacatgccaaacaTCTCACTGACCAACTTCAAAACTTCAAAGTGTTGGCTCTCCTTTTGACGACCGTATGTTAG